The genomic DNA GACCTCAATTCCGTGCAGCGTCAAGCGGTAGAGCATCCCGGCGGCCCCCTCTTGATCCTCGCGGGCGCCGGAAGCGGAAAGACCCGCGTCTTGACCGGGCGCATCGCCCATCTCGTGCGCGATCGGGGAATTCCGCAGGGCTCGATCCTCGCGTTCACGTTCACCAACAAGGCCGCGCGCGAGATGAAGGCGCGTGCCCAGTCGCTCCTGGGGCGCGAGGATCTGGGCGTCTGGCTCGGCACGTTTCACGGGACCTGCGTGCGCATCTTGCGCCGTCACGCCGAGCTGCTCGGGTACCCCAAGAATTTCGTGATCTACGACACGGACGACCAGCGCGCCCTATTGCGGGAGCTGCTTCATGGGCCGGGTCCGGAGGACCGGACCCTGAGCCCCGCGGCCGCGGGCTCGCGGATCTCCCGGCTCAAGAACGAGGGTCTGGGGCCGGAGGAGTTCCAGAAGACCGCGTTCACGACGGTCGACCGAAGGCTCGCGCTCCTATACGGCGGGTATCAAAAGGCGCTCCGGGACCGCGGAGCGATGGACTTCGACGACCTGATCGGGCATACGGTGCGGCTGTTCGAGCTCGACGAGGAGATCCACCGCGCCTACGCGACGCGCTTCCTCCATGTGCTGGTGGACGAGTATCAGGACACGAACGCGATCCAATTCCGGCTGATCGAGAGTTTGTCCCGGAGTCATCGGAACCTGAGCGTGGTGGGGGACGACGACCAGTCCATCTACGGCTGGCGCGGCGCGGACGTGGGGAACATCCTGTCCTTCGAGAAGTCGTTCCCGGAGGCGACGGTGCTCCGACTCACCCAGAACTATCGGTCCACCCAGACGATCCTTCGCGCCGCGAACGGCGTGGTCCGGCACAACTCCGCCCGCAAGGAGAAGGAGCTCTGGACCGAGAACGCTCCGGGGGAGCGCCTCCGCGTGCACGCCGCCGAGGACGAGGATTCGGAAGGGGAGCGAGTCGTGTCCCTCCTCCTGGAGGCGCGCGGCGAGCTCTCGCTCAAGAACAGCGACTTCGTCGTGCTCTACCGCACGAACGCCCAGTCGCGCGCCGTGGAGAACGCGCTCCGCCGGTCGGGAATTCCCTATCAGCTCACGGGCGGGATCTCCTTCTACGAGCGGCGCGAGGTCAAGGACATCATCGCCTACGTGCGCGCGCTCGTGCAGCCGCGCGACTCGGTCTCGTGGTTCCGGATCCTGAACGTGCCGCCTCGGGGGATCGGGCGAACCACGCTGGACCGCCTTCGGAGCTTCGCCGAAGAGCGCGGCCTCGCGATCCCCGACGCGCTCGGGCACCCGGATCTCGGTCAAGCGGTCGGGTCCCCGGCC from Candidatus Eisenbacteria bacterium includes the following:
- a CDS encoding ATP-dependent DNA helicase PcrA, which gives rise to MDLNSVQRQAVEHPGGPLLILAGAGSGKTRVLTGRIAHLVRDRGIPQGSILAFTFTNKAAREMKARAQSLLGREDLGVWLGTFHGTCVRILRRHAELLGYPKNFVIYDTDDQRALLRELLHGPGPEDRTLSPAAAGSRISRLKNEGLGPEEFQKTAFTTVDRRLALLYGGYQKALRDRGAMDFDDLIGHTVRLFELDEEIHRAYATRFLHVLVDEYQDTNAIQFRLIESLSRSHRNLSVVGDDDQSIYGWRGADVGNILSFEKSFPEATVLRLTQNYRSTQTILRAANGVVRHNSARKEKELWTENAPGERLRVHAAEDEDSEGERVVSLLLEARGELSLKNSDFVVLYRTNAQSRAVENALRRSGIPYQLTGGISFYERREVKDIIAYVRALVQPRDSVSWFRILNVPPRGIGRTTLDRLRSFAEERGLAIPDALGHPDLGQAVGSPAARRLAEVARLFAALRPMRTLSPPACLAGLIAEIRYREYLLEENPVEARERIENVDELIAGAETYLRRAEDPTIDGFLAEVALLTDVDLWNDEEDTVNLMTIHSAKGLEFPVVFVVGLEEGLLPHASSIDDPAQLEEERRLFYVALTRARLRVDLLHASYRRAWNAAGGGGSRFLHEIPQDCLEWVDVERRLAASAAPRKFRKSAGRSEGTEDGRSSPIGVRVTHPQFGEGIVVGCEGRGERAKLTVEFRRAGTKKILAAFAELSHAD